The nucleotide sequence CCGGACTATTGTCCGCGGTATCATTGGGCCCTGACGTAACGGGGACGACCGGCGCCGTCTTGTCGAGTGTCACTTTGAATGTTTCCTCAACTGTGTGCGGTGAAGGGACATTATCTGCAGCCGTGACGGTAAAGGTATATGTATTATCGCTTACATTACTAATGGTCCACGTATAGCGATCCCCGACAACCTGAGGTCCGCTGATCGTTGGTCCCTCCGGCAACACCGCCAGGCTTACTGCCGCTTTGTCTACTCCCGTGCCCGCGTCAGTTATGGTGACGCTAAAATTTGTGAGACTGGAGACAAAGGCATTATCTGCCGGATTCGGGTTGCTGATAACAGGGGGATTCCAGTCGGCATATAGAATAGCCTTTTTAGAGAAGCTGAAGTCAGTACCCACTAAAGTCCCCGTTATGGTATATTTACCCTCCTGGGCGCCTAGGCTATTCCATTCTTGAATGCTGAGGGGCTCACTGTATACTTTGGGGTCGCTACTATTAACGGTCCCGTCAATAACAAGCAAATCATTGACCCAGACCTTCAATACGGCATCGGCGCCATCGGTGTCGTACGTAACTTCAATAGTCGGTGCGCTATACGCATCTGTATGATATTGCTCGCCAATAGTTAGCTCAGCTGCCATGGACACCCCGCACCCGAGGATTAAGACTATGACCATGGCGAAGATTATAATCGAATGTTTTCTCATAATGGTTTGAGGTCCTCCTCTCTTTCAATAACGTCTCCTTACTCTTCGTTGTACGAGGTCATATATCTCCGGCGAATCTTCAATGTTTCGATTCTTCGCCGTTACCACCAAACATATATCACCCCCTTTGTGAAAGCATTTCATCTACCGCAGGGGTTAGCCGCTCTTCCTTTCATCTTGTTTGCGGCATAACTCTAGGATCTTCTCAGGTGGCACACCCAGGGCTTCAGCCAGTTTTATCAAGCTCCTAACGGTGGGGCTTTTCTGGCCGCTTTCTACGCTGCTAATAA is from Bacillota bacterium and encodes:
- a CDS encoding helix-turn-helix transcriptional regulator, yielding MDRQIGEQIQRIRKAKGISQADLARASGLAQSFISSVESGQKSPTVRSLIKLAEALGVPPEKILELCRKQDERKSG